A window of [Clostridium] innocuum genomic DNA:
CCGATGACCTCCCCATAGATTTCCGCATTTCTGGCAAGCGCATGCTCCAGCTCCTCCAGAATCAACACACCGGCTCCCTCTCCCATAACGAAGCCCTTGCGTTCCACATCGAAGGGAATAGAAGCACGATTGGGATCCTCTCCCTCATGCAGTGCCCGCATACTCGCAAATCCTGCCATCGCCACCGGTGTTACTGCCGCTTCACTTCCCCCGGCAGCCATCACATCCTCATAGCCGTCACGAATGCGGTGGAAGGCTTCTCCAATGGCATTGGTTGCCGCCGCACAGGCAGTCACCACACTGGAAACATTGCCGTGTGCATCCATATCAATGGCAGCACTTCCCGCTGCCAGATTGATCAGGGACATGGGAATGAAATACGGAGAGATACGGCTTGGTCCACGGCTTTCAATCGTCTGGGACGCGCCCTCAATTGTGGAAATACCACCGATTCCCGAACCGATGATCACACCAAAGCGATCGCGGTTGAATTCCGCATCCTGCAGACCGCTGTTTTCATATGCTTGCTTTGCGGCTATTCGTGTAAATTGTGTAAAGCGGTCATTGAATTTCAGATCACGCTTTGTGAAATACTGCTCCATATCCAGATTTCTGACCTCACCGGCCAGCTTGGCACGGAAGTCACCCGCATCAAAATGCGTAATCCTATCAATACCGCAGCGGGAGTGCTGAACACTGTCCCAGACCTGCTCCACATCATTTCCAATCGGGGATACAACGCCCATCCCTGTTATGACAACTCTTCTCTTCATTTACATCACCATCCCGCCGTCTACGGCAATAACCTGCCCTGTGATATAGGTACTGTCCTCACTGCACAGAAACTTCACCACGTTGGCAACATCCTGAACTGCTCCGAATTTTTTCATCGGTATGGAGGCAAGCGCACTTTCCTTAACACTGTCTGCCAGCTTGTCCGTCATCGCAGTAGCGATAAAGCCCGGCGCAACGGCATTCACACGGATACCTCTTGACGCAAGCTCCTTAGCACAGCTTTTCGTCAATGCAATCACGCCGCCCTTACTCGCTGCATAATTGGCCTGCCCCATGTTTCCGCATAATCCGACAACACTTGCCATATTGACAATTGCTCCGGATTTCTGTTTCATCATGATCCTTGCGACATGACGGATACAGTTGTAGGTTCCCTTCAGATTGACGCGGATAACATCATCAAAATCCGCATCGCTCATACGCAGCAGCAGATTATCCTTTGTAATACCGGCATTGTTTACCACGACATCCAGATGTCCGTATTCCTTTACGATTTCCTCCAGCATGGCCTTTACCTGCTCTCCATCGGAGATATCGCACTGTATCATTTTGTGATGACCTTCAGGATCACACTGTGCCAGAACCGCACGGGCTCCCTCTTCACTGTGTGCATAATTAATGATCACGTTGTATTCCTTTGACAGGGTAATCGCAATGGCTTCCCCGATTCCACGGGATGCCCCGCTGATAAATGCAGTTTTTCTTTCCATAGCCTTATCCTTTCATATAATCCAGCGTTTCCGCAAGACTTGCCGCATCTTCCACATGCAGTATGTTCACATCCATGCCCTTTGCACATTTCTTTACAAAGCCGCTGACCGCCTTACCGGGACCTACCTCGATAAAGGTATCAACACCGTCTGCCAGCATATTCCTTATGGTATCCTCCAGCAGTACGCTGTGTGAAATCTGTTCACTTAACAAATCGATGAGTGGACGGTCCGCAACACGCGCAGTAAGATTATGCAATACCGGGATGCGCGGTGTCTTCAGCTCATAAGCCGATAGCACCTGATGCAGCTGTTTTCCGGCCTCCTGCAATAAGGAGGAATGAAAGGCACCGGATACCTGTAAGGGGATCACTCTTCGTGCGCCTGCCTCCAGACATTTTTTTCCACATGCCTCAACCGCTGCTTTTTCACCTGTGATGACGATCTGTCCCGGACAGTTGTAATTGGCGATTTCACATACACCGATATCCTGTACCGCTTCACAGGCGTTCAAAATCGCTTCTTTATCCAGCATCAATACCGCAGCCATCGCACTCGTTCCTGATGGAAGTGCATTGGCCATCAGCTTTCCGCGTTCCCGCAAAATTTCTGCGCCTGCCTGTACTGAAAAGCAGTCTGCATAGCATAGAGCACTGTATTCTCCTAGACTCAGTCCGGCAGTCACATCTGCATGTATGCCGTTTTCTTGTAATACAGCCGCTGCCGCCATTGCGTGGGCAAAAATTGCCACCTGTGTATATTGTGTATCGTCCAGCTGCTCCTTTGGTCCTTCAAAGCAAAGCGTTTTCACATCAAAATCCGTTGCTATGCTGTCGAAGACCGCCTTTGCACTGTCGTAGTTTTCATATAAATCCTTTCCCATGCCGGGATACTGTGCTCCCTGACCGGAAAACAGAAATGCTGTTTTCATGCCTGACTCCATTTCCCCGCGCATCCTGCGCAGTTCCTACTTACTGATAAACCGTTCTCTATTTAACTGATACTTTACGTTTTTAAGCTCCTGCATTTACGTAAGCTGATACATTACGCACACAGCTCCGCCATGAGATCATGCACACTCACGATGTCCGTAACACGCCATGCATTGGCTCCTGCGAATACCAGACCGTTTTCCACATCGCCCTCTACCGAATGCACGAGTGCATCACTGATACAATACGGTGTGGTAGCAGGAACACACGGCTTCATGCAGCCAATGCAGTGCTTTGGGGCAATTCTGCCCTTTGACGCATTGCGCATGAACGCTGTCATCACAGCACGGCCCGGAAGTCCTGCCGGACTCGCCACCAGCGTAATATCCTCTTTCCTGGCGTTTACGATTTTCTGCTTGAATGCCAGATCCGCATCGCATTCCGTTGTTGCGATAAAACGGGTTGCCATCTGGACACCGCTTGCACCGATATTCAACAATGCCGCAATATCCTCACGGGTATACACACCACCCGCCGCAAATACAGGAATGCTTGTCTGGTATAGTTCCTCATATGCCTGTATTTCCTGCAGTACCTCACAGACCAGCTCGGAAAGCTCCTTCACTTTGCCGGACAGCAGCTCTTCCTTCTTAAAGCCCAGATGTCCGCCCGCCAGACTTCCCTCCACAACGATGAAATCCGGACAGCGATGATAATGACGATCCCA
This region includes:
- the fabF gene encoding beta-ketoacyl-ACP synthase II; this encodes MKRRVVITGMGVVSPIGNDVEQVWDSVQHSRCGIDRITHFDAGDFRAKLAGEVRNLDMEQYFTKRDLKFNDRFTQFTRIAAKQAYENSGLQDAEFNRDRFGVIIGSGIGGISTIEGASQTIESRGPSRISPYFIPMSLINLAAGSAAIDMDAHGNVSSVVTACAAATNAIGEAFHRIRDGYEDVMAAGGSEAAVTPVAMAGFASMRALHEGEDPNRASIPFDVERKGFVMGEGAGVLILEELEHALARNAEIYGEVIGYGSTCDANHITAPLADGAQAARAMTMAIEDGAITAADVDYINAHGTSTPLNDASETLAVKKAFGAAAMKPYVSSTKSMSGHLLGASGALEAIISTLAVKNGFVPATINYRHADPACDLNLVVNEGKQADIRIAMSNSLGFGGHNASILIRRWEK
- the fabG gene encoding 3-oxoacyl-[acyl-carrier-protein] reductase, whose amino-acid sequence is MERKTAFISGASRGIGEAIAITLSKEYNVIINYAHSEEGARAVLAQCDPEGHHKMIQCDISDGEQVKAMLEEIVKEYGHLDVVVNNAGITKDNLLLRMSDADFDDVIRVNLKGTYNCIRHVARIMMKQKSGAIVNMASVVGLCGNMGQANYAASKGGVIALTKSCAKELASRGIRVNAVAPGFIATAMTDKLADSVKESALASIPMKKFGAVQDVANVVKFLCSEDSTYITGQVIAVDGGMVM
- the fabD gene encoding ACP S-malonyltransferase, producing MRGEMESGMKTAFLFSGQGAQYPGMGKDLYENYDSAKAVFDSIATDFDVKTLCFEGPKEQLDDTQYTQVAIFAHAMAAAAVLQENGIHADVTAGLSLGEYSALCYADCFSVQAGAEILRERGKLMANALPSGTSAMAAVLMLDKEAILNACEAVQDIGVCEIANYNCPGQIVITGEKAAVEACGKKCLEAGARRVIPLQVSGAFHSSLLQEAGKQLHQVLSAYELKTPRIPVLHNLTARVADRPLIDLLSEQISHSVLLEDTIRNMLADGVDTFIEVGPGKAVSGFVKKCAKGMDVNILHVEDAASLAETLDYMKG
- a CDS encoding nitronate monooxygenase, whose translation is MSKRIPIGSKYLEKPIIQGGMGVGVSLGNLAGAVMKEGGMGVISAAHPGYRKENFWKDPLACNMEAVYEEAAKARAISGGRGLLGVNVMVASHHYEDYVKAAIGAGVDVIISGAGMPMNLPSVEGSDQVALAPIVSSGRAARLILKSWDRHYHRCPDFIVVEGSLAGGHLGFKKEELLSGKVKELSELVCEVLQEIQAYEELYQTSIPVFAAGGVYTREDIAALLNIGASGVQMATRFIATTECDADLAFKQKIVNARKEDITLVASPAGLPGRAVMTAFMRNASKGRIAPKHCIGCMKPCVPATTPYCISDALVHSVEGDVENGLVFAGANAWRVTDIVSVHDLMAELCA